The genomic region CCCCAGGCAGAAAAATTAGAAGATGAGAACTAAAGGTTTGCAGGTTCCCTCAGTCTAGGCacttcaggaggaaaagcagacaaaATCCCAGACCCAGGAAAGGACATGTAGCTGAGAAGCtgcttttccctcctcttcttcctcctgctctgcgtcttctctggggatgttatgCAGCGAACGTATgtctgcatcttgagaaaataccttcaaaggcatCCGCAGAGCTCTTTAACCTGCAACTACTTCACCACTACAGACAGAAGGACCTTGAAAATCTGAAAAGACCCacctctcctgtcctctgtctcAGGAGAGATTCAGGAACAATCACTTCCTACCTGGAGACCAGTCTGTGAACTAATTTCTTGATTGTTTTCTCCCCATAGAGAGCTCCTAACCCTCTGCTCACACAGATGATGTCAGTTGACTTCCCGATCCAAATCCACCTAGACCAACCCCGCAGCCTCTCCTTGGACTGCTGCCAGGCCTCAGCTCTCACAAATGGACCAGGAGCCGCGTCCTTAACCCGGGCCTCCGCTTAGAATCCCCTGGAGCACATCCTACACACCACACTGATGCTCCCACAGGACTGAGAGAACTCTGTGGGGAGGGCACCAGGGAGGTTATCCCTTAACTCTGGTCATGTGATCTTGATAGGAAACCGGGTTGAAACCACTTAAAAGATTCTTTCTGAACCATTTCAGTGAATATGAACCCCTCGAGGTCAGGTCCCCACTCTAAGAAGTTATGAATCTGCAGGTCTGAAGTGGGGCCATGAAATGAGTCTTTAGCAAATTCCGTTTGTTCTGATGCTTCTCCCCCAAAACCCACACACGGGAGCCCTGAGCTTCAGCCCTCACACTCAGCACAGCTGAGACCCTTCAGGAGGGGAGGGTTTAGGGCAGGAATTTCTTAGGTCAAGTTTAGGACCAAGCAGagaaagctccagtacttggggTTCAGGGCCTTATAAGAgaccctgggtgaagtgctgtgggctccccaggctgagtgtggatgggTCCATTCAAACCAAGGGGAGCAGGAATCTGGTGAGCACTGTGAGGGTGGCATTGAAGGGGGGAGCCTGTGAAGTAGAacctggggttcagcaagactgctgaTCACAAGGTGGGTGGTTGTCTGGAgcaggtgctcacaggactggCTAGCGTGAGTTCAAGGAGCTGCATATgctgctccccagacagatgctgaggcagccacagcatggagcagttcaggggagctctCAACAGTACTCTGCATAATCCTTATTGGAACCATCACAGTGTCCCAGCAGTTAGAGAGAGGGGAAAGTACAATGGAGAAATGATGGGAAATATCCAATTATTTGAGGCGTAAAGGCAATAAGGAAACTAATTGTTAGAGATATCATCCCTCTGTGCTAGCAAAGAGTTTATTGTTAGGTATTCTTCCCCGTGACCTTAAATCAGTAGGTTGACACTTCATTGATTACTTTGCGGCTTTATCACAAGAAACCGTCAGTTTTATTAACATGTACTATCACACATAGAAAGAATAAAACCTTTTCCAACCCAATGTGTAACTGATTAAATACAGATTACAAGCATAAACAACGATATTCATTCCTCTGATACAATGATCTCAGAACTGTCATTTCTACGGTTACAAAATGGAGGCTAATCATTTACGAATGAAACAAGATGTACACTACTTACATGACTTTTCTGAGAAGGGTTTCCATACATTTCTAGGGTATCAGAGGTATCATTATTTGAAACATGTCAACTAATATTCATGACATCTGTTGATATTATAAAGATACATCAAGAGTTCAGTGAACTGTCATTGTATTTTCCTTCAAATGCAAGAGATATAACTATTGAAAATGTGCATCTTACTTTAATATGTGGAATTTACTCCCTGAACACTTATTTCATGGTGACCTATAGGGATGTTTGGCATGAATGACTAACACCTGCATTTAAATGTTCAGTGTACATGCTACATCACTATGTCCTTAATCTCCTAATGGAGAATAAGTATAAATTATTTCTCTCTAGGATAGAAGCCTTGTCTCATCTTTGAGTAGCAATCCTCAAAAACATAACTTTGCATACACACTAAAAATGAAGCATAGCAGCATGGAGTAATTTGAGAGTTCAATAACATATCttggttttcaaataatcacaaatcgtgtcaatataaacaaagatatattgctaataattgtacatttctaaataccaacccttcatcttgtgatccaTACTAACATACCTGTTTTCTATGTTTTAACTATGGATTATTATCTACAATACTTCTCCTGAAGAGGAACTTCAAATTGGATGAATGAAAAATCAAATAGAATTGATGAAATGCTTTCAAGTgtgcgggcttccctgatagctcagttggtaaagaacccacctcccactccagtattctggcctggagaattccatggacacagtccttggggttgcaaagagttggacacgactgagcaactttcacttttcctagTGTGCAATTTCtggtatttatttagatttaattttcatcaaatacttttctacattttttcatGTCATTCGTTATCTTACTTAAATAAATGGTCCTGTATTTCCTGAAGTGTATGTTTAGGACAAACCTCTTTCATCACTTATTACTGGAGTTTCTCTCCAATGTGCTTTCTGATGTTTAGTAAGGTGAGAGCTCCGATTAAAGCCTTTGCCACTTTCCTTACATTTACAAGGTTTTccctccagtatgaattctctgatgttgagTAAGATGTGAGTTCTTGataaaggcttttccacattctttacatttgtaaggtttctctccagtatgaattatcTGATGGTAAGTAAGACCTGAGGGCTTGCTAAAGTCTTtgtcacaatccttacatttataaagcctctccccagtatgaattcgctggtgttgaaTAAGAGTTGAGTTCTCACTAAAGGATttcccacattctgtacatttataaggtttctctccagtatgaatgcTCTGACGGTAAGTAagacctgagcactggttaaattctatgccacaatccttacatttataaggcttctctccagtatgaattctctggtgtttagtaagagttgagtagtgactgaaggcttttccgcattctttacatttataagatttcTCTCCAGTATGGATTACTTGATGTTTAGTAAGACATGAGTGCTGTCTAACTGCTTTGCCGCAATCGTTACATTTATAAGGCCTCTCCCCAGTATGAATCCGCGGGTGTTGAATAAGAGTTGAGTTCTCACTAAAGGATTTCCCACCtcctgtacatttataaggtttctttccagtatgaattttctgatggtaagtgagacctgagcactggttaaattctttgccacaatcgttacatttgtaaggcttctctccagtatgaaatCTCTGGTGTTGAGTAAGATTTGActtctgattaaaggctttgccacacttCATACATTTGTGTGATTTCTGCTGCATATCAATTACCTGATGTTGAGTAAGACATGAGCTACAAGGAAGCACTTTGCCACATTCTTTCCATTTGCTTGGTTTCTCCCTAGCATGAACTTGCTGATGCAGACTGAAATGTGAACACCTAAAAATGGCTTTGCCACTTTCCTTACCTTTGTAAGGTTTCTGCTctgtatggattcgctgatgttgagtaagcTTTGAgttctgattaaaggctttgccacacttTGTACATTTATAATGCGTCTCCCCTGTATGAATTTGCTGATGTTGACTAAGATTTGAGCAAGACATAAATGctttcccacattccttacattcataaGGTTTCTTGCCAGTGTGGATTTGCCGATCTTGACTAAGCTTTGAATTCTGATTAGAGGTATTGCCACACTCTGTACCTTTGAAAGGTTTCCATCCTGAATGAATTTTCCTGTGTCTACTTAGACTGGATGAGTTAGCAAAGGCTTTCTCACATTTCTTACACTTGTAACTTTTCTGTGGATCCTGAATATACTGCTGTTGAGTAAGATTTGAAGACTGATTAGAAATATCACTATATTCACAATTATAAGCCTTCTCTCCTGTATGTGTACTCTTCTTTAGTGGAAGACCTGATGTTTGATAAAAGATATCCATACATGTACTATTTTTAGAATCCTTGTCTGAAGATTGAGGTCCCTGATGTTTCATAGGGTTAGAGTCTTGTCCAGTTTTAGACCCAGTTTCATTGCATGAATAGCTTCTCACTCCATTGTAAATATTCTTGTAATTATTGGGGGTAGAACTCTTACATAAGCCCTGACTCGTGTTATTACATGTGAGAAGTTGTTCCATATTAACCATATCATGATGTGTATTGAACAATGATGGTGGGATTAACTCTTTTCCTTTATTATCAACATTACACATTTTGGAACAGAGAGAAACTGTCTGTTGGTGGAAGAATAATGACCCCTTGCTCACAGATccctcaaattgattatattgtgagttttccccatcattttaaaatttctggtttTCAGACGTGCTTGAATGTATGTGTAATTGAAGCCTGTGTTGAGAGTGGTTTGAATGAGTATTTGCAGTAGAGACTGGATGACTTTccagattttccacatttcccttcagagaacgtgtatgtttcaaaaaatgatttaaacCTTTGCTTGAAAAGATACACTTCTCTGCAGATGTTGATAACTGAAATGGGTGTTTTCCCCAATTTGACTCACATTGCTCACTTCTTTTGGCAGTAATGTCTGCATTATGTGAAACTATCTCACTTCCTTTATGTCCATATAAAGTTCTTCTAGGCTTTTTACAAAGCCCCGTATATTCCTGGTCTTTCATtaaatgttcatttccaagaTGAGCTCTTCCATATGTTCCTAGGTTTGCCTTTTGGATTAAATTTTCTAACCTTGGATTCTTTGACATCAAAGCACAGGTGTTGTGAGAAGATATAGCTGAAAGATACCAAACAAAAGTTTACCAAAGTAAAAGATATCAAATCTACTATCCTCAGTGAATATCCTTAAAAATGTAGAGAAAGTAGAGACACAAGAATCAAGATGCAAGAGGATTAGGCAGACTTGGAATTCATCTCTCTCCACAAATGCATCAAGCatatatcagaaatgaaacaacTCTCACAGAGGCCCTTCTGAACACTAGCAGAGGACCTACAACACctaaaaggacaagaaagattccCACTTAGCTAGGTAGgaccaaagaaagaaggaagaggacagGAAGTGGGATGGGACCTGCAACCCTGGGGCAGGGGGGGGGATCTGAAGAGAGGAGATCTCCATGTCCGGAGAAGCCTCTCACTGGGAGAGCTCAATTGGGACAGAAGGGGAGCCTCATTCTCTGTGGGAAGAGAACATGGCAACAGTCTGTGGCAGAAGGACAGAGTGAGACCTGCACATGGGGTACTGACCCCTGCCCTGTCCACCCGCCTGAGAAAGTGTCCACTGCTGCAGACAAGTGCTGGGGGCTGGAACGTGGGGTGTGGAgggcagacccaggcagagggcTGCTGTTGGCTATGAGGAGACATCCTGAGGGaacgggagggagggagaagctctataaatgggttgcttgtggaggaagcctgaaccaccATAGAGCAGAGCGCCATTGTTGAGTGATGCCCGAAGGGAAGAACCTCACCGCAGCCTCTCTCCCCCTGTGCTGGCCCCTCATCCCTGGCAGTAGGAAGGGCTGCCACTCAGATGGGCTCTATTGAGCCCCCACCATGGCCTCCCCCATGCCCctcctccattggcagacgaCTCCTGTGCTCTGGGGCAGCCTCTGGAGCAGACACCTGTGCGTGGACCACATGCTCAGATGGAGCTGAAAgcacagctgagccccagggttaagaaagaaaagctgaagtCTCTCCTCGCAGCTGCGCTAACCATGCTTCTACACAGGCAACCGGCTTTGTCAACTCAGTCCCTACAGAGCATCTGAAGGACAACCAGGGCTCCCCCAGTCATGGAGGTGTAGCTTTAGCAACTGTAGACTTTGTGGGAATGTACGTGAGTGGGTGGGACCAGGCCACAGTCTGAGCTGCCCCAGAGCAACACAGTGGATCCAGCTCCATGAAAGCAATTCTGGGCCCTGATTTCACTGGATCTTTGCTGGTGACTTGGTGAAAACAACATCTGAGAGACACCAGGGCCATGTGCAGAGATACCCATGATTAAGGTGGGGCAAAGTGCAGTGCTGATCAGCGTCACATGAGACTCACACAACGCGTGAGCACACCCCGAGGGGAACATCCCCAGAGCAGGAATCCTCAGGGGCTTCTCTCCCAGGGGGTGTGCTCCAATCCCACCTGCCTCTACCACAGATCAGAATCACAGCGAAGAAACAGATCTGGGGGCTCTGTTCCACCAACCAGGGAGCAGACCCATCACAGACAGGGCGGTGACAGCCACAGAGCCACGGGGAAGCTCCCCTCAATATCCAGGGCAGGCTCGGGTCACAGTAACAGCAATCAAAGCCCAGATCAAAGGGAGAAGGGCACAAGCCTGTGGACAAACCTCACCCCCCAGGGGGAAGACAACAGACCAAGAGGAGCTAGGATCCTGCAGCCTGCAGAACAGACCACAAACCCAGAAAATGTGACAAAATGAGAGGACAAAGAAGTATGGTGTAGAGGAAGGAACAAGACAAAAAGCTACAAGAACCACTAAATGAAGAGGAGACAGCAGTCTAATGATTACTTTCTGACTTAAGTCATCTTAAATGGAGACACCACTAGGTGCCTTCTAACTCTTTAACCCACTTCTTATTTTAGCGTGTCCTATTAGatgtttcggagaaggcaatggcaccccaccccagtactcttgcctggaaaatcccatggacggaggagcctcgtaggctgcagttcatggggtcgctaagagtcggacacgactgagcgacctcactttcacttttcactttcatgaattggagaaggaaatggcaacccactccactgttctcctctggggaatcccagggacaggggagcctggtggactgccgtctacggggtcgcacagagtcggacacgactgaagcgacttagcaactgcAGCATTAGATGTTTCAATCTAAACATCAGAAATGATACTGACGTAGGTCTAATCAGAAAGTGAGGACACATAGGACTAAGCCTGGGGAAGCTGATAACAAGATTAATTAATAAAGAAGTAGTTCTTGAGAAATTAAATAACCGActctctttgctgtacaacattgtaaaccagttATACTCCAATGAGAacgtttttaaaagattatattacCTAAAAATTGTAATAGCTTGAAACCATTAAAAAGTATAGTGGAAAATGTTTTAAGATCTTATgccaatttatttgaaaattctttgagctaattgaatatatttaagtcttttaGCATTGAGGAATTGCGGCAAATACACTTAACGTTTCATATGAGTTcatatgaagaaaacagaaactttGAAGTAACACTGATTTGCATTCTTTCTCTTTAGGGAGGTTTTGGTTTATGCAGTGAAGaaattacttaaatttaaaatgtataagatCATATTTGTAGCTTCCAGTGTTTTAGAAATTATAAGTCAGAAAAAACCCGCAGTATGTCTACAATTCCACTCACATACTACCATCTAGTGGTAGAAACAAGCTTTAATAGGAGCGTCTTAGAGTTATTCAGAAACGTGAACAGTTTTCCTAGGGCCCCCAGGAAATGCAATAGTAACTGATTCATGCAGGTTGTCACAGGCCAAGAGGAGGTTTTCAGTTCTCACTGTGATTGAGAAAAGTAATCAGTGGAGATGAATTCAGGAATGACTTAAGAGACAGGATGGGGCACGTGATATCCGCCTAAGACAGCAGCAGAAAGAAACCCAGGCTTCTCTAAAATCATTTCCACTgaagcagatcttcccaaaccacatgacagaggatgaattcCTTACTGATCCTTGGACCTGTCATTGAGTCATCGGCTCCATCCATTCACACCTACCTGTGTATATGGCTGGCATCTCCAGTCTCCTTACATCCCAGGGATTCTTCATTTGCTCCAGAAAGGTGATCAGGTCCGGCTTAGAGACCACAAGACCTGCTATCAGGACAAGGAGTGTTTGTGTTGCTAGAGACTCATCAGTTTCCACTCTAATATGTATTCAGGTGAGAAGAGAagacatgtgtgctaagtcgctccagtcatgtctgactctttgccaccctgtggactataacccaccaggctcctctgtccatgggattctccaggcaagaatactggagtgggttgccatgtcctcctccaggagatcttctcaacccagggatcgaacctacttcttttacgtctcctgcattggcaggcagggtctttaccactggtgtcacctgggaagcccggagaAGGCATGGTAGAATATTAATACAGTCTAGAAATAAAGTGTTTGGGGACATCATTTCCTAGGCTGTATTaacattctctggtggctcagctggtaaagaaaccacctgcaatgtgggagacctgtgtattgatgcctgggttgggaagatcctctggaggagagaaaggctaccccctccactattctggcctggagaattccatggactattccatgggatcataaagagtcggacacaatacTGTAATCTTGCTCATTATATTAACACTCTAGAGAAGGCATGGTTGAATGTTAACATAGCCTAGAAAATTATATCCCCAAACCCTTTATTGAATGCACTTTTATAACACtaacaaatacataaagaaaagatCTTGAGATTCTAGTCAAGTACTACTAAGGCCAAAGTAAGTAACTAGTAGAAATCTGATTTGAAAAGGAGAGTGGCACCCTCTTATACCACAGAACCTAGAGAATTACCACTAACCTAGAAGAAGGAGGCAGATCACATCAAGGAAAAGTCAGAATCATAATGAATCATCACGAAGTCTTCTTTCTCAACTCAGAAACACCCATTTTCCCATAGAAAGCAAGGATCTAAAACTATTGTAAGAAGCAGAAGATTCCAGGAGACATTCTAGAAATACAGGAACCAAAACCCAGCGGGTAGACAAGGGATTCTGGAAAGAAGTTATCCTCACCCAAGGAGGCCAAGTTCCTGTAGTTCTCTAACATCACGTCCCTATACAATTCCCGCTGACCGAGGaacaggcattcccactcctcttgagtgaaCTCTATGGCCACATCCTGAAACGTCAGCCatccctgaaatacaaagtacagATGCCATGGGGCCGTGGGAAGACTTCCTAATGTGACCCAAGATGAAACCAGCAAGAGAAATGGTTTTGATTTAGGAGAGTGGCTGTTATTATACAATATAATTTTTACACAGTAATGTTTTCTACCACATTTTTAACCCcaagaaaagaggatgagatatgATCCATCAACCACTACAGAAATTCTTCTGATTTAGAAGagaaattacaaaataatcaGATCAACAatggcatatttatttttgagtgttgtACTCAGTTGACAGAGGATTAACTGTCTatcaaaagaaacaggaaatatttttaaaaagcacttcctGATCCAAATGTTCTGGAGTGGGCTCAATATGTCACATTGTTAACAAGCTTATTTGAActagtaatgttgaaaattctccTCCATGAGTGACAATGTTTGAACAGCAACGAAGCAGAATAGTAAGGAAAGAATTCATATTTAACTTTGAA from Muntiacus reevesi chromosome 2, mMunRee1.1, whole genome shotgun sequence harbors:
- the LOC136157593 gene encoding zinc finger protein 665-like, translated to MDIFYQTSGLPLKKSTHTGEKAYNCEYSDISNQSSNLTQQQYIQDPQKSYKCKKCEKAFANSSSLSRHRKIHSGWKPFKGTECGNTSNQNSKLSQDRQIHTGKKPYECKECGKAFMSCSNLSQHQQIHTGETHYKCTKCGKAFNQNSKLTQHQRIHTEQKPYKGKESGKAIFRCSHFSLHQQVHAREKPSKWKECGKVLPCSSCLTQHQVIDMQQKSHKCMKCGKAFNQKSNLTQHQRFHTGEKPYKCNDCGKEFNQCSGLTYHQKIHTGKKPYKCTGGGKSFSENSTLIQHPRIHTGERPYKCNDCGKAVRQHSCLTKHQVIHTGEKSYKCKECGKAFSHYSTLTKHQRIHTGEKPYKCKDCGIEFNQCSGLTYRQSIHTGEKPYKCTECGKSFSENSTLIQHQRIHTGERLYK